The region CCATTATTTGCAAGCTCATCATATTGGGTTAATCCCTCGCCTGCTGTCAGCCATAGCGCGGTTTTTAACGGGCGTGGAAATTCATCCAGGGGCTTGTTTAGGACGGGGAATTTGTATCGATCATGGTATGGGGGTGGTGATTGGAGAAACTGCGATTGTGGGGGACTATGCTCTGATTTACCAAGGGGTGACTTTGGGAGGAACGGGAAAAGAGCAAGGGAAACGCCATCCCACGGTAGGCGATCGCGTTATTATTGGTGCCGGAGCCAAAGTCTTAGGCAATATTAAAATCGGGGATAATGTTCGTATTGGTGCGGGTTCGGTAGTATTAAACCCCGTACCCGATCATTGCACAGTGGTGGGAATACCAGGGCGCGTGGTGCGAAACTGCGGACAATCGCTAGATCCCTTGGAACATGGTAGTTTGCCGGATATTCAAGGAAGAGCGATCGCCGCTTTAAGGGATCGCCTGGAGTCCCTGGAAGCCCAATTACAGGAGAGGATTACCCATGAGTATTAATATTAATGACACCACTTTGAGGGATGGGGAA is a window of Roseofilum reptotaenium CS-1145 DNA encoding:
- the cysE gene encoding serine O-acetyltransferase, whose translation is MRSHKQCGALSLWQDMGTDFRIIFERDPAARNPLEVFLFSPGWHALIFYRIAHYLQAHHIGLIPRLLSAIARFLTGVEIHPGACLGRGICIDHGMGVVIGETAIVGDYALIYQGVTLGGTGKEQGKRHPTVGDRVIIGAGAKVLGNIKIGDNVRIGAGSVVLNPVPDHCTVVGIPGRVVRNCGQSLDPLEHGSLPDIQGRAIAALRDRLESLEAQLQERITHEY